One Papaver somniferum cultivar HN1 chromosome 10, ASM357369v1, whole genome shotgun sequence genomic window carries:
- the LOC113315659 gene encoding F-box/kelch-repeat protein At3g06240-like: protein MHLNHAIANNRHKVLLSSSESSYFTDIDATSSFSSSCLYDKSIQIEYPWKDIVRPIHTFVGSCNGLLCFYIRNEYVRYFLRYDGIYLWNPSTREYKVICKPPAAPVEPMKVAYGFGYGRKIDDYKLIQFRSDPDNYTVYTGSEVHIYTLGSNSWRRFGDVPYKIHDISVPMTHLNGVIHWVGREVIVSFDIVEERIKEIQIPSSILGESYRNYIASLMTNRVADAKLGVLGEELCLSLEASPENFYLWVVKDSGSVEDSWTKLLSISKENPNWCSLRPLFRSFSNTNEILFEVTRSSRHFTFPIYHFGYEESYEKITLISYDSKKERFNFMPDVPKKLHSVITYVEILVL, encoded by the coding sequence ATGCACCTTAATCATGCAATAGCAAATAACAGACACAAAGTCCTTCTTAGCTCATCTGAATCATCATATTTCACAGATATTGATGCAACCTCCTCCTTCTCATCATCATGTCTGTATGATAAGAGTATACAAATAGAATATCCATGGAAGGATATTGTTCGACCTATTCATACATTTGTTGGTTCGTGTAATGGTTTGTTGTGCTTTTATATTAGAAATGAGTATGTGCGTTATTTTTTACGTtatgatggaatttacttatgGAACCCATCAACTCGAGAATATAAGGTAATATGTAAGCCACCTGCTGCTCCAGTGGAACCCATGAAGGTAGCTTATGGGTTTGGTTATGGTAGGAAGATTGATGATTATAAGTTGATACAATTTCGGTCAGATCCTGACAACTATACAGTCTATACTGGTTCAGAAGTTCATATTTACACATTAGGCTCAAATTCATGGAGGAGGTTTGGAGACGTTCCTTATAAAATACATGATATCAGTGTTCCTATGACGCATTTAAATGGAGTTATTCATTGGGTAGGAAGAGAGGTTATAGTTTCTTTCGATATAGTTGAAGAGCGAATCAAAGAGATCCAAATTCCTAGTTCCATTCTAGGTGAAAGTTACCGTAATTATATAGCTAGTTTGATGACAAATCGTGTTGCTGATGCAAAGTTAGGTGTGTTGGGAGAAGAACTTTGCCTATCACTTGAGGCTTCTCCAGAAAATTTTTATTTATGGGTGGTGAAAGATAGCGGATCAGTTGAAGATTCTTGGACTAAACTTCTCAGCATTTCCAAAGAGAATCCAAACTGGTGTAGCTTGAGGCCGCTGTTTCGATCTTTCAGTAATACCAATGAAATCTTATTTGAGGTTACCAGGAGCAGTAGGCATTTCACTTTCCCAATATATCACTTTGGTTATGAGGAGAGTTATGAGAAGATTACTTTAATCTCATATGACTCTAAAAAAGAACGATTTAATTTTATGCCAGATGTCCCTAAGAAGTTGCATTCGGTGATTACTTATGTTGAAATCCTAGTACTATAA